The DNA region ATTGGTTACAAGAAAGTCTTGATTCGTATCATTTTATAAAGTATTATTAATCCCAACCAACCCCTCGAAATATTTCACTTAAAAATTAACATTCGATACTACGGTTCTATTGTCGGAGATTATGAGTCTACGAAGTGTCCAATAACGAAAGAGGAGGAAAAGTATGAAAGGAAGTAATTTTATCTAATCTTATATATGAGTTTCTACTAAATTTTCAAGTGTTTTTCTTGTGCTTTTACAGTGAAATTCTTACATATTTATGAACACTATACTGATGGTATATGTATTGATTTTAAGGTTTTCATATATAAAACTCATCTTGTGATACTATTTTTATGCAAAATAGAGTATGTTTTAGCGAGGTGATGATGAAATCTGTAGAGCGGGCATTGGAAAGAATTAACATAAGCGGTAGAGATTCACAGATCTTCCGAACCTAGAGCATGCAGGGATTTCAAATCAAATACATTGTCTACAATGGAAGTAAACATGTTAATAACATAACTTTATTCAAAAAAGTTAAAGGATAAGCTACATAacaaatatattgatatgtttcTCCAAGAACGAGCTCGATATGATAGAACTCTTACCCGAAATCGCCTACATTAAACAATCATAGCATGCaataataaaatctaataaacCTTAATCATAGTGTAAATCATAATATGCCGAAACTTATAAAACCAACGGAAATGTAAACCTCATGACAACTATGGTATCTCTCCTACACCAGCGTTAAAACCTGAATAAGTCGAAAGTCTGTAATCAAATTTAGGAATACGTAACAACAACAAAATCAATCCCTGAGGAGTCTCCACTTGAAGGCACCGATCTCTTCTAGCCGTTGTCAGCTCCTCCTGACCCGTCATGTGGAAATAGCTAGGATGTCCAAGATAGAGACAAGGACGTGATTGACCTAATCGTTAATGTATGAATATACAAACTATTCATACAAACTAGGGgtgatcaaattttttaataaaccaTCCGAATCGCCCGAACCGAATTGCACTGCACCGTTTTtcctaatattttataaaaatcacgATTAAAAATAGTAATCATAAACTGCACAGCGGttcgattatttttttttttttgccaagAACTGCACCAAACCGCTTGCCATAATATTTGGCATATGATTCTAAGAATTTGTAAACAACGTATTCAATTAAAGAAGTCGTCATCCATTATATCTCAATTCTCTTCAAAATTATTACTCCTACAAAGAAAACTTATCTTCTTCTTAATTATTCTTCATATTAGTCTTTTATTAaagtatttatttcttttgtcacaatattttgtttgaagtttgaaagtaaaaagaagaagataaaatagtgtaaatgtcatttttgttgtGAGTATGTTgtgttgttaaattattaatttagtttTGAATCTTCATTATTATCTTGTctagttttatctttttataatttgaactatattttatattgaatacactatattgttattattttcaaatacattagaATATATgttctaatatttttcattaaaaaaacgtAAACCGACCGCAACCGCGTGAAACCGCTCAAAACCGCAAGACTAATTCTACATGTAAAATCgcgattattttttaaaaatactaaccgACCGCATATAACAATTCAGTttgatttttttagaaaaaaaccACAAAATTGCACCGTGACCACCCCTAATACAAACTTATATATGCATGCATGAATCGTGAACTGATGATGAGTGATCTAACTAAAAACTCATGATCGGTCTGTGTCTAGGTGCCAATTGTGTAGCACGCTATTCCGTCGAGTCAGTTGGTTGCTCCCACACTACTGTCAAGATCTTGGACATGCAATGTCCAGGATCATCGTAGCACGTTGGTCCGTATAGTCAGTACGTGGCTCACGATACCCAATCGTCCAAGAAAATATGGATGATCAACAAGGCAAACTCAAATGATACAAGGCTCAACATGATATGAAGATGGGTAATTAAATATCATGACAAATAAAACATGCATCATATGACAGATAAAAATACAACACTAAGAATATATATTCAGCTAGATAATTTGATCTTACTTACATATCTCTATGTTATCTTAGATAACTGGGTGTCTACTCACTTGTACTAATCATGCTTTGCAACTTAACTACTATCCCATGTACATGAGTCATACCTTCGTCCGTAATCAACGCATCGGGTTCGATAGCTTCCAATTGCTCCCTCAGCCTGACAGCACCAACGAAAATGCTCCGTAACTGACTAGGATTGAGGGAGAAACAACTAACAGCTAGAACTTGAGTATAATTTGCAAAAAGAGGTGAAAATTCTGATTTCGTATGGCCTATTTATAGGTCGAGTTTGGAAGCTCCGAACTCGGATTTGGAAGGTTCGAGCTATATGTATCAAGTGTCTCTCGACACCTCACGGTCCGTTATGTAGCTCTGATCTCTACTTCGGAAGTTTCAAACTCTTACATGTTGATGTTCATTGGACGTGTTACTGTTTTGTTGGCTGCGTGGGTTCAGTCCGAACCCACTAGTAGTTCCGAACTATTCTCCAATCTTACCGAACCAgctgttttgttttttttcaagTATCTGATTATCCCAAAATAGAAATGTGTTTACCCGGAGTGTGTTAAGAATAATCTGATAGGACTATTACCGAAACAGCAGTTGAGAAGATATAATTGCCAGTGAGATCTTAAAAATGATGACACTGATCAAACCCAAAGAATTAGAAGGGCACTTGACCGCGGGTTCTGTGATCGAGCTCGAGTCGGGAGCTTGGGCCACTTGAATCTGTGTCAAGACTTTAACAGAGCTGTTCATAAAGTATTCAGTAGCAGCTAGACACACTATGGCTCATTACATTCCGCGGACGGTTCCAATTTGTCATTAGATTAAAGGAGTTGGTCAAAtatgaataataaaataaaataaaaatcatgcacccCTTTCCTGTTTTGGCGATACCTCTCCAAAAAACAAACAACGAATGTGTGCAAGAAATTGACATTACACAACTCGGAAACAGTTCAATCATTGGGCCAAGCAATGATAACACCAAATTTAAAATactttttaaatttcatttcatAAATTACACTTGAAAAGAAATTTGATCTCACACACTCTCAAGGAACAAACAGGAACATTGCACTACCAAACATCACAAGTTCCAGATGTtagaaaataaaatgaatttttttttaaggaaaTTGTAACAGCCTGTACAAAGACCACTCAAAGTAAAACACCCTAATAATACAAGCTTACGACAAAACAAAGTAAGTCGGTCACGGTTTCCAGCTGAAGTTCCCGTTGTCATCGAAATCATTATTTAAAAACCCATTTCCCAGGTACTCATGGGCAATATCATTTACCAACTCATACGACAGATGAAGATTCTGTGGCAAATCTGATGGTTTTTGGCTGAATCCAAAAGTGCTAGTGGGTGCTGGAGACTCACCATTTGCAGTAGCTTTGAAACTGTTGCTTCTGCTTGGTGGCTGCTGGCCAACAACATTCCCTGGCCCACTCACTGCTGCAGGTGAGTTGCTATTCCTGAACTCACGCCCGTCCCGATTCCCACCTGAATTATTATGAATAGAAAGGGACTGCTGTGGAACGGCTCCCCCACTATTCTTGTTGCTCATATCTTGCAGTAATTGCTGAATCATATGCTGTTGCAAGACATTCCCGCCTGATGAATGCTGGTGTACTTGCTGTTTCTGTGGTAAATGGCAACTCGAAAAGCCACCGACTGGTGGAATCTGCAAGGCTTTGGGCAAAATACTCGAAGATGAGGGGATCATTGAAGATGGAGGTTGGTTGGCAGTACTAAAAGGAGAAGATGACTCCAGCTGAACAGAAATATGGTTTGAGTTAGTTGAGTTCTGTCTCGTCAGTAAAGTCTGGTAGTTGCTCAATGCAGAAGTAGCCTGTGCTGAGCTGCTCAAAGCTTCTTGTCCAAGTACTGTACATTGGGTAGTATTGTTCATTTGGCTTCCGAGAGTGGGATTAATTGCCATTAACTTATTGAACATGTTGGGATCAGCCGTCGGACCTTGAATACTTCTCATCTGCTCCATTGCTTGTACCTTTTGCACCTGGACGTTGGTTGGTTTGATATGTCTTGGTATGTTTTTCAACCCCTCTGCATATCAATTTATGGTTTTGAGTTGCATCATGAATGTCACATGGGAGTCAAGGCAATTTATATTTACATGCACTATATTTGAGGAAATCACGCAGACATAGATTATGTTATATGAAGTTTAGACAACTCACGTCTATGCACTCAGTTGATGTATTCATTCTACATCTAAGGTAATGCCCACCGACCAAACAATAATTCTGCACATTGGGTCACGTTCTAACTTTTTTTTGAACCGTTCTAACTTTTTTTTGAACTGCCATTATTTTTACACAAATATTTTGATCCAAAGCGCTAGGAAACTCCATTATTCAATCTCATACACTTTCACAGTCCTTTGTGTACTATTATTTAATCTCATACACGTCTATGCACTCAGTTGATGTATTCATTCTACATCTAAGGTAATGCCCACAGACCACACAAGCAATCTGCACATTGGGTCACGTTCGTAACTTTTTTTTGTACTGCCATTATTTTTGCACAAATATTTTGACCCAAAGTGCTAGGAAGCTCCATTATTCAATCTCATGCACTTCCACACTCCTTTGTGCACCCAGTTCTCTAAATGGCGACCGCCGAGGCACGGTATGAGGCTATCCGACGGGCGAGGAGGGTGAGCAGGCGGTGGGGGAGGCCAAGATGGTCAATGATTTTAAAATCTTATTCAATTATCAAagtcaaataattttaaaaactagTCAAAgtcaattaattttaaaaacgcTAGATATAATAAAAACCCAGCTCAATCTCTTTTATATTTACTTTTGTTTTCATGTGTCCTCCACCATCAGACACCATCTGCTTCAAAGCGCCTCCAGCCGCCGCCATCAACCACCATCTTAATTATCTTGTTAGTTtccatttatatatttatttactctttgtttaaattatattatattgtatGAAGCTTTTTATAcataaacattatttaattatatatattacataAGATGATTATTTGTaataaattgaataattatatataattttctataaAAAAATGCTAAAATAATTCAACCGCCTAGGCGGTACTAGGTGGTAGTTGTGCCTAGGCGGGTGAGGTGGTAGGCGGTCATTGACCGCAAAGCTTCTCACCATTTACAACATTGTGTGTACCACATCCACCCTTCTTATCTTGCGTCCAAATTACACAATTTCCTCCACATGGGAGGTAGAAAGGTAGGGGCAGAGTCGCAGACATCATGAAATCTTTGGACGGGAGGTCATAGTAAACATACAATTTTCACCCGTTATCATATTAACCAatatgtaaaaaaattaaaactttcGGAAGAGTAGTATCAATTCTATTTTCCAGAGAGAATTGTGTAATTGGGATAGATGTTGGAGAATATGAATGTACTTGTTCCCAAGATATGGTGGAGTTGCACAATGAAAATACTCAACTAATAAGTAATTAACCAGTTGAGTAACAGTGCTAGATAAGGTTCTGTTTCATTACCAGTAGGCCCAACTTTTTGTTCACTGCAGAAATCCATCAGGTCTTTCATGCTGTTGACTACCTCAGCAATCTGTTAACATGAAAAAATTGAGAAAGCTCAAAAACACCAGCCGGTAAACATTGAAAGGCGTATATAAAGGTCGACAGTTGAGATATACCTGCAGGCACCGCACATATCTTTTGGAAAATCCCAAGTCATTCAGCGACTGCAACTCCAAGCTTCTAGCAAGCTGAAGTCTAGCTGTGACAACCCTGCAACAGCAATAGATATCGAATTaaagagagaaaaataaattagaaatttGAAACGCTTTTAAAATGGATGCTTGATCGACTTCTACACATGTTTCTTCTTGTTTAGGTAAAAACAACCAAAAAAATGCCATAAAACATGAGAATGAAGCCAAATCCGTTATGTTATTATACGTGAAGAGAGGAAAACTCAGAATAAAATCCACACCACTAGGGTTAGAGATTTTCAACTCACATGGCACTGTTTGCTTGAATATCTGACTGAGAAACTCCACTTGATCCACTCTCAGATATAGTACTTTGACATTTCTGCGCAACCTGCAACAATTGATTCACCTGCagtaaaagtatgatttttattagttcCCTGTTTAAAATGCAAGGACAAATTTTTACAAACTTCATTAATATGCTAAATGGAGTCCTCACGCATTGATCCTCTCCCAATTTTTACTTCATATCTTCATCCTCACCTTTATATGCAAcaaaaaaaagaaacatgacCAGTGAAGCACAATCTTACCTGTGGTGCAACCAATTTACGAGGAAGAAGTTCTTCATGACGCCGTGCACAAaattcccaagataatatctGAAGAAGGTATGGAGATGCAAGTGTTACAAAATCTATGACTACCATCTGACAGTAGCTTCGAGTGAACTAGTTCTTTGCAGCTTACCTTTAAATCAGGAGTGAACATGATACGGAGCTGACCCTCACGAACCACGCGGAGTTGCTCGAACACACTTTCTTGAACCGCCTTTCCATACTCCAGCATCATCACGCCTGACGGAAATCTACACTCCCGAGGCAAGTCCAAAAATAGAAGCTCGTCAATAACACCACTGCCAAATTTGATTTCATTAAGTCTAGGGAACACTTCAAAAGTTGCCTCTGTTAAAATGCAAAAAGAGAAAATGTGTTACGGCACAAGAGCTGATGTGAATATTGAGGTACAAGCTACTGAGGAAAAATGAACAAAGCTACTCAAAACTCAAGTAAAGAACTGCTGGAAGCTTGTTTGACTCGCTTGATAAAAGCCATTTGTGCATAGTCAAAGAAAAATTCACCCGGGCATATCCTAATATCATGTGACTACATACTCTGTTtccccttaaataaaatcactcagaaataaattttaCCGCAGTATACTCCCGCCCTAACAAATTGTAATATCCTTTTTCGCAACATAAAACCTATGACAACAGAAGAACTTAGCATAACCTCAGAGTACCTGATAGATAACCTTCTTACGTATCAGAGCCCCTTATAAAGATTTCCACCATATTAATACAAAAAACAAGAATATATGAATCTTCCTGTGGAATGAGCAAAATACTCAcgtgattttttttctttccttcTTTTTTGTGGAAATGTCATGATTTCTCTTCACATTGTCCTAACTTGCTCTATAATAGAACGTCTCTCCAATACAACACTGATTTATGGATATCTGAGAAAAAGCTTACCAAATCCCTTTCCAGATTTTGAGCCACAAATGTCACACAACCACGCATCCTGCAAAAGAGGCAATAAGAAATGACAATGTTAGAAAATTGAACGAATAGACACATCAAATCCATGTATTCAAAGATTTATTATTAGCTTCTTCATTAGTAGAAAGAGCACAAGTATTATAGTGGTGCAGTAAAGTAACCTGTGACCCAAGACAATTACCATTGCTTCCTGGGGAAATACCCCAAGTGAATGATTTCCAACATTATCATATAAAGACAAGCACCATCTCTTCTTTGCACGCGGAGAGTAATACTCAGCCACAAATTTTCTCCAATATGCAATAGTATTGTCCTGACAAAACATGACATCATAAGAAAGTGTGCTGAACAATGCTATACTAGATTGGAGCTAAAGAAGGAAACTTTTCATCGTTTATACAAACCATGTGTAGTTTTAATAATGTTAGGggaaacaaatttttaaaaaacgcAAGCAGACGCTTGTTACCAAATGTCAATTACTATAAAGTGCTTACAGCAGGCCTCTGTCTCTGATGATACAGGTATTGCATAAGCCGGCGTGAGCATACACCACCATCATAGGGGCGCTTTATTCGAGATGTAGGTGGCATTCCTTGCTGTTGAAACTGCTGTCTTAACTGCAACTGCTGTTGTTGCTGCAGTAATTGAGCCCGCTGCATTGGTGGCATATTCTGTAGAAGCTGTTGCTGTTGTTGCCTTAGTTTCTGCTGCTGGATCAAAGCTTGCAACTGAGGATTTGGATTCTGTAACTGCATGATATCCTGACCCTGCAATAGCTGTTGCAGCACCTGCTGTTGTATACTATCTTCCTGCTTCATGTCCAAGCGAGGTTTCTTCTGTTGTGGAGATATTGCAGCAGGATCCTGAGTGAACGAATTAGGTATCCTTGGATCACCAGATGTAAAAATTGAAGCTCCTTGATGCTGCTGAAATTTTTGGCATTGTTGAGAGCCCAGGTCATGATTGGAGCTTTGCTGCGCCATAGAGGATGCATCCACAACAGATGACACTGAAATGCTAATGTTATTGGATGAAAAAGACATGGGTGATGCCGGCAAGCGCATATGAGATTCTGTATTGATACTCGCACTTCTCTGCAGATGAGGAACTCCCGGAAGACCTGAGTTGGCATCAGTGACCAGAGAGCTGGCACCAACACTGGGTATGGAGCTTGCCACACCATTCAAAATTGTGCTCCTCATATCCCCAGAAACAGGACCCAAGTTGGCACTTGTGTGTACATGTAATGAATTAGACGAGTTCACAAATTTTGAACTCAGCTGAGAATTTACTGCAACCTGGGACTGGCCATCTCCTTGGAAAAATATTCCCGAGCTCGATGATGATTGTGCCAATCCTCTGGTCATCCGGGAAGGCATCATTGGAAGCACCACAGTTTAGTCACTGGGATCTAAACAGCTATCCACACCCAAACTACAGAAAAAATAATGTAAAACTAAATACTCGGTTCCATCCCTTGAGATAAATGTCCTTGATCAGAATCAACACAAAATATTACCACTTcttgcaacataaaaatttccACTCACCCACTTATGCATAACCTCAAACGCGTACAATCTAGAACATTATCGTTCGGATACTGCAGACGATAACACAAGCAGAAAAAAATCAACACCAAACAAAAGCGAGCAATCCATGCACAAATAGACAGAAATAAAGCAAA from Primulina tabacum isolate GXHZ01 chromosome 14, ASM2559414v2, whole genome shotgun sequence includes:
- the LOC142524847 gene encoding putative transcriptional regulator SLK2; amino-acid sequence: MMPSRMTRGLAQSSSSSGIFFQGDGQSQVAVNSQLSSKFVNSSNSLHVHTSANLGPVSGDMRSTILNGVASSIPSVGASSLVTDANSGLPGVPHLQRSASINTESHMRLPASPMSFSSNNISISVSSVVDASSMAQQSSNHDLGSQQCQKFQQHQGASIFTSGDPRIPNSFTQDPAAISPQQKKPRLDMKQEDSIQQQVLQQLLQGQDIMQLQNPNPQLQALIQQQKLRQQQQQLLQNMPPMQRAQLLQQQQQLQLRQQFQQQGMPPTSRIKRPYDGGVCSRRLMQYLYHQRQRPADNTIAYWRKFVAEYYSPRAKKRWCLSLYDNVGNHSLGVFPQEAMDAWLCDICGSKSGKGFEATFEVFPRLNEIKFGSGVIDELLFLDLPRECRFPSGVMMLEYGKAVQESVFEQLRVVREGQLRIMFTPDLKILSWEFCARRHEELLPRKLVAPQVNQLLQVAQKCQSTISESGSSGVSQSDIQANSAMVVTARLQLARSLELQSLNDLGFSKRYVRCLQIAEVVNSMKDLMDFCSEQKVGPTEGLKNIPRHIKPTNVQVQKVQAMEQMRSIQGPTADPNMFNKLMAINPTLGSQMNNTTQCTVLGQEALSSSAQATSALSNYQTLLTRQNSTNSNHISVQLESSSPFSTANQPPSSMIPSSSSILPKALQIPPVGGFSSCHLPQKQQVHQHSSGGNVLQQHMIQQLLQDMSNKNSGGAVPQQSLSIHNNSGGNRDGREFRNSNSPAAVSGPGNVVGQQPPSRSNSFKATANGESPAPTSTFGFSQKPSDLPQNLHLSYELVNDIAHEYLGNGFLNNDFDDNGNFSWKP